From one Butyricimonas faecihominis genomic stretch:
- a CDS encoding Na(+)-translocating NADH-quinone reductase subunit A, producing MSKVIKLKKGLDIKLKGEAENLVKNIERCDSYAVKPTDFRLLTPKLAVKAGDQVKAGDVLFIDKYRPEVKFTSPVSGTVETVNRGERRKLLEVVVKADAQIQYKDFGAADVNKLSRDEIIEKLLDSGVWPMIKQRPYDIIATPADMPKAIFVSGFDSAPLAPDFDITLADELTALQSGIDCLKKLCGKNVNLNLKEGTPSTSVFAKLKNVDVNYFAGPHPAGNAGIQIHHLNPINKGEIVWVVNAMDLAIIGRLFTSGKFDARKTIALAGSEVEKPAYYKTILGAKIGCIVNGKLKNLVHQRIISGNVLTGYKVTEEDYLGYYNNMVTVIPEGDNYEFLGWATPGFNKFSISKTFPSFLCPNKKYTLDANYHGEERAFVVTGQYEKVLPMDILPVYLLKAVLAEDLDKMEQLGMYEVAPEDMALCEFVCTSKTPVQEILDKGIELMIKELS from the coding sequence GTGATTCTTATGCGGTAAAACCGACAGATTTCCGTCTACTTACTCCCAAACTTGCAGTAAAGGCAGGCGATCAAGTGAAAGCGGGTGACGTGTTGTTTATCGACAAGTACAGACCTGAAGTCAAATTCACATCACCTGTTAGCGGTACAGTCGAAACCGTAAACAGAGGAGAAAGAAGGAAATTGCTGGAGGTCGTGGTTAAAGCGGATGCCCAAATCCAATACAAGGATTTCGGGGCAGCAGACGTGAACAAACTTTCCAGAGACGAAATCATCGAAAAATTACTTGACAGCGGTGTTTGGCCCATGATCAAACAACGTCCGTACGACATCATCGCTACCCCGGCTGATATGCCGAAGGCGATATTCGTGTCCGGTTTTGATTCCGCTCCTCTCGCTCCGGATTTCGACATTACTCTTGCAGACGAGCTAACCGCACTCCAATCCGGAATCGATTGCTTAAAAAAATTATGCGGTAAAAACGTGAATTTGAACTTGAAAGAAGGGACGCCTTCAACATCCGTGTTCGCCAAGTTGAAAAACGTGGATGTGAATTATTTTGCGGGACCACACCCGGCAGGAAATGCAGGAATCCAGATTCACCATCTGAACCCGATCAACAAAGGGGAAATCGTTTGGGTGGTAAACGCAATGGATCTTGCCATTATCGGACGATTATTCACTTCCGGAAAATTCGACGCTCGCAAGACGATCGCTCTCGCGGGTTCGGAAGTTGAAAAGCCTGCTTACTACAAAACCATTCTGGGGGCAAAAATCGGTTGTATCGTGAACGGGAAACTGAAGAATCTAGTTCATCAACGCATTATTTCCGGTAACGTACTCACGGGCTACAAGGTAACTGAAGAAGACTATCTCGGATATTATAATAATATGGTAACCGTTATTCCTGAGGGTGATAATTACGAATTTTTGGGTTGGGCAACTCCCGGTTTCAACAAATTCTCCATATCAAAAACTTTCCCCTCTTTCTTATGCCCGAACAAGAAGTACACTCTTGATGCCAACTATCACGGGGAAGAAAGAGCCTTCGTGGTGACCGGACAATACGAGAAAGTTCTTCCCATGGACATCCTTCCCGTTTACCTGCTAAAAGCGGTACTGGCTGAGGACCTGGACAAGATGGAACAACTCGGTATGTACGAGGTTGCCCCGGAAGATATGGCTTTATGCGAGTTCGTTTGTACCTCTAAAACTCCGGTACAGGAAATACTGGACAAAGGTATAGAGTTAATGATAAAAGAACTAAGCTAA
- a CDS encoding NADH:ubiquinone reductase (Na(+)-transporting) subunit B: MNFLRNYLDKQKPKFEKGGKLYKLHSVFTGFESFLFVPNRTTSSGCNIRDAIDLKRTMIIVVMALIPALLFGIYNVGYQHFNAMGTLADTGFFELFFYGLWRVLPMIVVSYVVGLGIEFAAAQIRGHEINEGFLVSGLLIPMIMPINAPLWMVGVSTAFAVIIGKEIFGGTGMNIWNPALLARAFFFFSYPSMISGDKVWIAGMPDGFSQATPLAEAAQGLPTTYDMSSMFWGLIPGSVGETSTFCILLGAILLIATGIGSWKIMLSTFIGGYCMALLLNYTLPATNPYAAITPITHLIMGGFAFGAVFMATDPVTSAQTERGKWIYGFILGVMAILIRTLNPGYPEGMMLAILLMNTFAPLIDWFVVQGNIKRRLKRAKQFQI; this comes from the coding sequence ATGAATTTTTTACGCAACTATCTAGATAAGCAAAAGCCAAAATTTGAAAAGGGAGGCAAACTATACAAGTTGCATTCCGTTTTCACGGGTTTTGAGTCTTTTCTTTTCGTGCCTAACCGCACGACATCTTCAGGCTGTAATATCCGGGACGCGATTGATCTGAAAAGAACCATGATCATTGTCGTGATGGCCTTGATTCCGGCCCTCTTATTCGGTATTTATAATGTGGGGTACCAGCATTTCAATGCTATGGGTACTCTGGCCGATACCGGCTTCTTCGAGTTATTCTTCTATGGACTATGGAGAGTGTTACCCATGATCGTCGTTTCCTACGTGGTCGGATTGGGTATTGAATTTGCCGCAGCACAAATCAGGGGACACGAGATCAACGAGGGATTCCTCGTATCCGGTTTATTGATCCCGATGATTATGCCGATTAATGCACCCCTTTGGATGGTGGGAGTTTCTACCGCCTTCGCCGTGATTATCGGTAAAGAAATCTTCGGTGGTACCGGAATGAACATCTGGAACCCGGCCTTATTAGCCCGTGCGTTCTTCTTCTTCTCCTACCCTTCCATGATTTCGGGGGATAAAGTATGGATCGCCGGAATGCCCGACGGGTTCTCGCAAGCGACCCCGCTTGCCGAGGCTGCCCAAGGCCTGCCCACGACATACGATATGTCTTCCATGTTCTGGGGATTGATCCCGGGATCCGTGGGTGAGACATCAACCTTCTGTATATTGCTCGGAGCCATCTTGTTAATTGCCACCGGAATCGGGAGCTGGAAAATCATGCTTTCCACCTTCATCGGAGGTTACTGCATGGCTTTATTACTGAACTACACGTTACCCGCAACCAACCCGTACGCGGCAATCACCCCGATTACTCATTTAATCATGGGAGGTTTTGCTTTCGGAGCCGTATTCATGGCAACAGACCCTGTAACATCGGCACAAACGGAAAGAGGGAAATGGATATACGGTTTCATTTTAGGAGTCATGGCCATCCTCATTCGTACGCTTAACCCCGGTTACCCGGAAGGTATGATGCTAGCCATCCTGTTAATGAACACCTTTGCTCCGCTTATTGACTGGTTTGTCGTTCAAGGTAACATCAAGCGCAGACTGAAAAGAGCTAAACAATTTCAGATTTAA
- the nqrC gene encoding NADH:ubiquinone reductase (Na(+)-transporting) subunit C: protein MNKQGNTYTFIYSIVLVVVVAAILAIVSLSLKPYQDENIENEKRQNILSSVNVSSTPETSAELFNKIITKQFILNYKGEAIEGNAFAVDIPTEGKKLQKAMKNPELQKALKDGKLLSETIKDDKALADIKFPVFVADIDGATKYILPTYGVGLWGPVWGYISLNEDKNTVYGVLFDHKGETPGLGAEITQPFFQKQFSGKTVFENSSLKAITVKKGGNATGVHEVDGISGGTITSKAVETMIADYLKCYEQFLKQIQ from the coding sequence ATGAACAAACAAGGAAATACATATACCTTTATCTATTCCATCGTTTTGGTTGTCGTAGTTGCAGCCATTCTGGCGATAGTGTCTCTTTCACTAAAGCCATACCAAGATGAGAATATTGAGAACGAGAAGAGACAAAACATTCTGAGTTCTGTAAATGTTAGTTCTACCCCGGAAACTTCGGCTGAATTGTTCAACAAAATCATCACAAAACAATTCATTCTGAACTACAAGGGTGAGGCTATTGAAGGAAACGCTTTCGCCGTGGACATCCCGACCGAAGGTAAGAAACTTCAGAAAGCAATGAAAAACCCCGAACTTCAAAAAGCGTTGAAGGACGGAAAATTGCTTTCAGAAACAATCAAAGATGACAAAGCATTAGCGGACATTAAATTCCCTGTATTCGTGGCCGACATTGACGGAGCCACCAAATACATCCTGCCGACATACGGGGTTGGACTTTGGGGGCCGGTATGGGGTTATATTTCTTTAAATGAGGACAAAAATACCGTTTACGGGGTTCTGTTCGACCACAAAGGAGAAACTCCCGGACTTGGAGCCGAGATCACCCAACCGTTTTTCCAGAAGCAATTCAGCGGAAAGACCGTTTTTGAAAACTCCTCTTTAAAAGCCATCACGGTGAAGAAAGGCGGTAACGCAACCGGAGTACACGAAGTTGACGGAATCTCCGGGGGTACCATCACGTCAAAAGCAGTTGAGACGATGATCGCCGACTACTTAAAATGTTACGAACAATTCTTAAAACAAATACAATAA
- a CDS encoding NADH:ubiquinone reductase (Na(+)-transporting) subunit D — MSDKETLFSAKNRELLLGPLSKNNPVLVQILGICSALAVTAKMEPAIVMALSVTAVTAFSNVILSLLRNTIPTRIRIIVQLVVVAALVIIVDQVLKAFAYEVSKQLSVFVGLIITNCIIMGRIEAFALGNKPWPSLLDGIGNGLGYGLVLVIVAFFRELLGSGTLFGVKVIPQIFYDWGYQNNGLMILPPMALMLVGLIIWVHRSKNKDLIEQK; from the coding sequence ATGAGCGATAAAGAAACATTATTTTCAGCTAAGAACCGAGAGTTGTTGCTCGGTCCCTTGAGCAAAAATAACCCCGTTCTGGTACAGATTCTGGGTATATGTTCTGCTCTCGCCGTAACCGCGAAAATGGAACCGGCCATCGTGATGGCTCTTTCGGTTACAGCCGTAACGGCATTCTCTAACGTGATTCTTTCGCTACTGAGGAATACAATCCCGACACGTATACGTATCATCGTGCAGTTGGTCGTGGTTGCTGCATTGGTAATCATCGTCGATCAGGTACTGAAAGCATTCGCCTACGAGGTAAGTAAACAGTTATCCGTGTTCGTCGGGTTGATCATCACGAACTGTATCATCATGGGACGTATCGAGGCTTTCGCCTTGGGTAACAAACCGTGGCCTTCATTACTGGACGGTATCGGTAACGGTCTCGGATACGGGTTAGTCCTCGTGATCGTAGCTTTCTTCCGTGAATTACTGGGGTCCGGAACTTTGTTCGGGGTAAAAGTAATCCCACAAATATTCTACGATTGGGGTTATCAAAACAACGGTTTAATGATTCTTCCCCCGATGGCATTGATGCTGGTGGGGCTGATCATTTGGGTTCACCGTTCCAAGAACAAGGATTTAATAGAACAGAAATAG
- the nqrE gene encoding NADH:ubiquinone reductase (Na(+)-transporting) subunit E — MENLLNIFVRSVFIDNMIFAYFLGMCSYLAVSKTVKTSFGLGIAVVFVLLITVPVNYLLDNFVLKAGALSWLLGESAANIDLSFLSFIMFIAVIAAIVQLVEMVVEKFAPALYNQLGIFLPLIAVNCAIMGASLFMQERGYANIGEATAFGLGSGIGWMLAIVGIAAIREKLKYSNIPAPLRGIGITFIVTGLMAISFMSFLGINL; from the coding sequence ATGGAAAATCTATTAAATATATTTGTACGGTCCGTATTCATTGACAACATGATCTTTGCTTACTTCTTGGGTATGTGTTCATACCTTGCTGTATCAAAGACCGTGAAAACATCATTCGGATTAGGTATTGCCGTCGTGTTCGTGTTATTAATCACCGTCCCGGTAAACTACTTGCTGGATAACTTCGTGCTAAAAGCTGGAGCTTTAAGCTGGTTACTGGGTGAAAGTGCGGCAAACATCGATTTAAGTTTCTTGAGTTTCATCATGTTCATCGCAGTTATCGCCGCTATCGTGCAACTCGTGGAAATGGTCGTTGAGAAATTTGCCCCCGCACTTTACAACCAGTTAGGAATCTTTCTTCCGTTGATCGCGGTAAACTGCGCCATCATGGGAGCATCCCTGTTCATGCAAGAAAGAGGATATGCTAACATTGGAGAGGCAACGGCTTTCGGTTTGGGTTCAGGTATCGGTTGGATGCTCGCCATCGTGGGTATTGCCGCTATTCGTGAGAAACTGAAATATTCAAATATCCCCGCCCCGCTTAGAGGTATCGGTATTACCTTTATCGTGACCGGATTGATGGCTATTTCATTCATGAGTTTCTTGGGAATTAACCTGTAA
- the nqrF gene encoding NADH:ubiquinone reductase (Na(+)-transporting) subunit F, producing the protein MMLLAINTTIVMSGVIVFLIVTLILVGMLLFAKAKLTPKGEVKVDINHGEKELVTEPGSTLLATLGNNKIFLPSACGGKGSCGMCRCQVESGAGSILPTETGFFSYKQQHDNWRLACQVKVKENIEMHIPEEVLGIKKWECEVVSNRNISTFLKEFVVKLPEGENLKFKSGGYIQIDVPAIDVDFKTFDIDEKYKADWERMKMFDLKMHNPEATYRAYSMANSPAEGNIIMLNIRIATPPFDKAIGGFANVNPGICSSYIFSRKPGDKVSISGPYGEFFLRDTNNEMMFIGGGAGMAPMRSHIFNLFHTMHTNRKVTFWYGARALQEAPYVDEFNKIQEENPNFHWTLALDRPDPVADAAGVAYKPGFVHQVIFENYLKNHENPEDIEYYLCGPPMMISAVTKMLYDLGVPDENVMYDNFGG; encoded by the coding sequence ATGATGTTATTAGCAATAAATACAACAATTGTCATGTCAGGGGTCATCGTGTTCCTCATCGTAACACTGATTCTCGTGGGCATGCTTTTGTTCGCCAAGGCCAAACTGACTCCCAAAGGAGAGGTGAAAGTTGACATTAATCATGGCGAAAAGGAATTGGTAACCGAACCGGGGTCCACGCTGTTGGCCACCCTTGGAAACAACAAAATCTTCCTCCCCTCGGCTTGTGGAGGTAAAGGTTCATGCGGTATGTGTCGTTGTCAGGTTGAATCCGGAGCAGGGTCTATCCTACCAACAGAAACGGGATTCTTCTCCTACAAACAACAACACGACAACTGGCGCTTGGCTTGTCAGGTAAAAGTGAAAGAGAATATCGAGATGCACATTCCGGAAGAAGTTCTCGGAATCAAGAAATGGGAGTGCGAAGTGGTTTCCAACAGAAATATCTCTACTTTCTTGAAAGAATTCGTGGTAAAATTACCAGAAGGCGAAAACCTGAAATTCAAATCCGGAGGATATATCCAGATTGACGTGCCTGCAATCGACGTTGACTTCAAGACGTTCGATATTGACGAGAAGTACAAGGCTGACTGGGAACGCATGAAAATGTTCGATCTTAAAATGCACAACCCGGAAGCAACCTACCGTGCTTACTCCATGGCCAACTCCCCGGCAGAAGGTAACATTATCATGTTGAACATTCGTATCGCGACTCCCCCGTTTGACAAAGCTATCGGTGGTTTTGCCAACGTGAATCCCGGTATCTGTTCTTCTTACATCTTCTCTCGCAAGCCGGGAGATAAGGTAAGTATTTCCGGACCTTACGGAGAGTTCTTCTTGAGAGACACGAACAACGAGATGATGTTCATCGGTGGTGGTGCCGGTATGGCCCCCATGCGTTCACACATCTTTAACCTCTTCCACACGATGCATACCAATCGTAAAGTTACCTTCTGGTACGGTGCGCGTGCTTTGCAAGAGGCTCCTTACGTGGACGAGTTCAACAAGATTCAAGAAGAGAACCCGAACTTCCACTGGACGCTGGCTCTCGACAGACCGGATCCCGTGGCTGACGCGGCCGGAGTGGCTTACAAACCGGGTTTCGTTCATCAGGTAATCTTCGAGAATTATTTGAAGAATCATGAAAACCCGGAAGATATTGAATACTACCTCTGCGGTCCTCCCATGATGATCTCGGCAGTAACCAAAATGCTGTACGACCTTGGAGTTCCGGATGAAAACGTAATGTACGATAACTTCGGAGGATAA